CGAGATTGTTACATATATAGCTAAAAAATATGGTTGCCGCTTTGAAGTTGTTTCTCTGCATGAGGAATACTGGGATACGGTTGTTAGCTATACGATAGATTCAGTGAAACGAGGATTGACACCCAACCCTGATATGATGTGCAACAAGATGATTAAGTTTGGGGTATTTGAGCAGAAATGGGGTCATGAATTTGATAAGATTGCAACAGGTCATTATGCTACTACTACTGAGTTGGATGACTTAACTTGGTTGTCGACTGCAAAAGATCATGTAAAAGATCAGACATATTTCCTTGGACAGATTAGTTATGTTCAGGTTTCAAAACTTATGTTCCCAATTGGCAATCTCTTGAAATCAGAAGTGAGAAATATAGCTGCAGAACAGAATCTGCCTTCAGCAAAAAGAAAAGATAGTCAGGGTATCTGTTTCCTGGGCAAGGTAAACTACAATGAGTTTATCGAACGCTACATGGGCAGAAAAGAGGGGTTGATTGTGGAACTGGAAACCGGAAATATTCTGGGCAAGCATCAGGGGTACTGGTTTCATACGATTGGACAGCGAAAGGGACTGGGACTTAGTGGTGGCCCCTGGTTTGTTATCAAAAAGGATATCAATCGAAATATCATATACGTATCCAAGGGTTATGATACAAAACATCAGTATGGAGACACCATTAATCTGCAGGGATTTGAGTTTATAACAAAAGATATCTGGGGTGATTTTGAAGGAGAAAAAGAGATTCGCTTTAAAATCAGACATACTCCCGAATTCACAAAAGGTATGATCTCGAAAAAAGGAGACATGTATTCTATTCACTCTGAAGTGCCGGTTCAGGGAATCGCCGCTGGTCAGTTTGGTGTTGTATACGACAAAGAAGCCGGGTTATGTCTTGGTAGCGGGATGATAATCTGACAATTTAATTAACTTTGTTTCTTTTAAAACAGAACCTGATGAAAAGAACCATTCAATTACTTGCTCTATTTATGTTATTTTCCATCCCTCAACTGTTTGCTCAGTTTGAAGGAACTGTTGGTATTGGAGCTCATGTAGCATACGGCACAGAGATTAACAGACCTGGTGTGGGTGGTCACCTGCATTACTATCGGACCAATAACCTGCGAATTGCACCCTCTTTTACTTATTTCCCCGAAATAAATGACAAGGGCATGTGGATGGTTGACGCTGATACTCATTATGTTTTACCTCTATCAATTACTGCCTCACTCTATCCAATTGGAGGAATTCACTATTCTAACTGGGTATTTGATAAAAATGAGGGGATGCCAAGAACAAATAAACAACGCTTGGGGGCAAACCTGGGAATGGGTTTTCAGCATGATATCAGTTATAGGGTGAGAGCAAACTTTGAACTTAAATATCAGTTCATACGTGACTACTCGCAGGTATTACTATCGGCTGGGTTTGGATTTTGGTTTTAGATACTTAATAACACACACTATCACAAAAATTGAAGAGAGTTCATTTGAAGCTGAACCAACTTTACCTAATAAATAGTGTTAATCAAAAATGTAAAGTAGCATAATAATATATGAAAGACTTTATTACTCAAGAGATAAAAAATGAAAATGCTGTTCTTGTTGGACTCATAACACAAGATCAGAATGAAGATAAGGTAAATGAATACCTTGACGAGCTGGCATTTCTTGCTGAGACTGCAGGACTAAGGCCAATAAAGAGATTTTTACAAAAAATGGACACACCTAATACTGCTACTTTCGTTGGTAAGGGTAAACTTCAGGAAATCGGAGATTTTATTAAGGATGAAGATAATGAGGTGGGTGTCGTGATTTTTGATGATGAACTTTCGGCCAGACAACTTCGAAATATAGAGAAGGAATTTAAAATACGAATAATGGACAGAACAAGTCTGATACTTGACATATTTGCTATGAGAGCTCAGACCTCTCACGCTAAGGCTCAAGTAGAGCTTGCTCAGTATGAATATCTGCTGCCAAGGCTAACTCGTATGTGGACTCACCTTGAGAGACAAAGAGGTGGTGGTGGAACGATTATGCGCGGACCGGGTGAAACGCAGCTGGAGACTGACCGAAGAATTATTCTTGATAAGATTTCAAGGTTAAAGCAGCAGCTTAAGGATATTGATAAACAGAAAACTGTTCAGCGCAAAAACAGGGGCAAGCTTGTGCGTGTTGCACTGGTTGGTTACACCAATGTTGGTAAATCTACTTTAATGACTCTGCTCAGCAAGAGTGAAGTATTTGCAGAGAATAAGCTGTTTGCCACTCTTGATACAACTGTACGTAAGGTAACTGTAAAAAATCTGCCCTTCCTGCTTACCGATACAGTTGGTTTTATACGAAAACTGCCTACCCACCTGGTTGAATCATTTAAATCAACCCTGGATGAGGTCAGAGAAGCGGATATCCTTCTGCATGTAGTAGATATTTCACATCCTGCTTTTGAGGAGCAGATTGAAGTTGTAGAGAAAACACTGTTTGAAATTGATAAAACAGAAAAACCAACTATACTTGTTTTTAATAAAATTGATGCATTTTCTCACACCGTAAAAGAGGAAGATGATCTTACACCTAAGAAAAGAGAAAATTACTCTCTAGAAGAACTTGAACAAACATGGTTCAGCAAGCTAAAAGAGAACTGTATATTTATTTCTGCAAAGGAGAAGAAAAACATTGATGAACTAAAGGAGCTGATATATGATAAAGTGAAAGAGATTCATATAACACGATTCCCTTATAACGACTTTCTATATCAGGACTATGAAGAGGATATGCCTGATCAAGGGGATGACCAGGCTGAATAATCCTCACATTTAATTTTCATTCGGCTTTTTACAAAGTGCTTCGTTAAGAGCAATAACAGCATCCTCATAATGTTCGCGAACAATTACGAATTGCATGTTAACCTGCATCATCGACTGAGCAAAACTCTCTATATTGATCCCTTTTTCATATAATGCTTGTGAGGCACGGTATAGGAATCCGGGAAGAGCAATATTTGTGCCCATAACGCACACTATAGCCATCGGTTTTGCAGTAACTTTGTAAAATACATCCTTTAGGATATTGATTAGACTTTTACTGTTCTCATTATCCCAGACTACCATTGTGATAGAGTTGGCATTTGTGGATTTAAGAATGTAGCTGACATTATATTTAATGAAATAGCTCATTATTTTGCTGTCAAATCCTACCTCTCCAACCATCATTGGGTCGTGAACCTCTATAGCTATCACTTTGCGTGAGCCTGATACAATTTCCACCCTTGGCTCAGGAGAAATATAATCGCGAGAAATTATTGTTCCTGGATGATCAGGTTCAAAGGTATTCTTAATTCTAATGTCAATACCAGCCAACTCAAGAGGTTTAGCAGCTTTTGGGTGTATTGCTTCCATGCCAATATCAGCAAGCTGATCAGCAATGATATAGTTTGTGTGTCCAACCGGAATACTGTTTTCAACACCCACAATTTTGGGGTCGGCACTCGACAAGTGATACTCTTTATGTATTACAGCTTCATCAGCCTTAACCTCAACAGCAATCTTACTAAAAGTAACTTCACTATAGCCACGGTCGAAAGCTCTCATAATACCTTCTGTTCCTTTGGTATATCCGGTAACAATACAAAGTACTTTACTGAAGTCTATATCCTTAAACTCTTTATGTATACGCTCATCAATGGTTAAGGGTTCGTTATCATTGAATCCACACAGATCTATAAAACGTGCATTTATACCGTTATTATTAAGAATATTAACAGAATTCCAGCCAGAGTGTGCCTCTCCTATTGATGCAAGAATCTCACGGGCAGCAAGATGTATATCGGTACGGTTAACATAACCTGATGCAAGTACCTTGCCTAGACTATAAAGCAACGTTTTTGCCTGATCTACACGGAATCTTATGAAATCACGTGCCTCCTTAAGATCAAGTCCATAATCCGCGAATCCATCATTGATAAGCAGTAAGCGCTGACAGAACTGATCCAGTGCAATACTATAATCCTCGCCATTTAAAAACTTGTTATATATTCCGGGTTCGCCAGTCTTCTTATGTTCCAGCAGCCAGTTTGTAACATTGTTATAGGCAGAGACAACAAATATCCTGTTGTATAGCTCATCACCTTTACGGTTGCCTTTTATTATATTTTGCATTACGTCTTGAAACTGAGACATAGACGTACCACCTATTTTCTCTACTGTGAGCATAATTTTTTTTTAATAAATAATGAATAACTTGAAAATTAAAACTGTTTCAATTCTTTATAAACCTTGAAGATTGGCAAGCCCATAACATTAAAATATGAACCCTCGATTTTTTCAACTGCCACATAACCAATCCATTCCTGAACACCATAAGCACCTGCTTTATCGTACGGCTTATAGTTCGATACATAATAACTTATCTCTTCTCTGCTCAATTCTCCAAAAGTAACATAGGCAGTATCTGAAAAGACTACCTGTTTCTTTTTTGAAGTCAGGCATACTCCTGTTATCACCTTATGAGTTTTACCTGACAGCAGTTGTAACATTCTGATAGCATCTGCCTCATCTGAAGGTTTACCAATAACTATACTATCCAACAACACTACCGTATCTGCAGTAATCAGGAGCTCATCATCATTAAGTTCGGGAAGATATGCTGAGGCTTTCTTTTCGGCCAGGTATCCAGCAACCTCATCTGCTGAAACTGTTTCAGGATATGATTCATCTATATCCGGTAACATTCTGAACTCATATTTAACACCAATTCCTGAAAGAAGCTCTTTCCTTCTGGGGGAATTAGATGCCAGTATAATACGGTAATCTGTAAGTTTCATCTATATGCAGTTTATAGAGCAGCATGAATTTTTAATAATTTTGTCAGTAACCCTTCAAGCTGATCTAAAGGAAGCATGTTGGCACCGTCAGATTTTGCACTTATAGGGTCTGGATGTGTTTCGATAAACAGTCCATCTGCACCCACAGCAACTGCTGCTTTGGCAATCGTTTCTATCAATTGAGGTTTACCACCTGTTACGCCTGACGATTGATTTGGTTGTTGCAGACTGTGAGTTATATCCATTACAACCGGAAATCCAAACTCTTTCATTGTGGGGATACCACGATAATCAACCACAAGATCACCATAACCAAATGTTGTGCCTCTTTCTGTAAGAATCACTTTTTCATTGCCACTGTCTGTAACCTTTTGTGCAGCAAACTTCATCGCCTCAGGAGATAGGAACTGCCCTTTTTTAATATTAACAACTTTTCCGGTTTTTGCAGCAGCAACAAGAAGCTCTGTCTGTCTGCATAGAAATGCTGGAATTTGCAGGACATCAACATACTCGGCAGCCATGGCCGCTTCGTGACTCTCATGAATATCTGTAACAGTGGGTATTTGAAAAGTATCATGAACCTTTCTTAAAATTTTTAATGCTTTCTGATCACCTATACCGGTGAAAGAATCTACTCGGGAGCGGTTTGCTTTACGAAATGAGCCTTTAAACACCAGAGGAACTGAAAGCTTATCAGTTACTATTTTTAGTCTCTCAGCTATCCTTAATGTCATATCCTCTTCTTCAATGACACAGGGACCTGCTAACAGGAAAAAATTATCTGACTTTAAATATGAGAGATCCATAGTTAATATTTTTGATCCTTTACAACGTTGCTATTAGAAGGCAAAGATAAGAAATTGAACTAAAATAAATTAGTTCAAATTAAAAAAAGGACCCTCTGATTGTAACACCCTAAACCACATTACTATATATGTTTACATATTTTTACCTTCTATTTGTTAATGCGTGAATAATACAAATTTATGCAGGAAAATTCCTAACACTTTTTTAAAAAACAGACTATTTTGGAAGAGTTAGTTAAAAATCACATAAAATAGTAAATATCAGGATATGATATATGAGACTCTTCAAATATTAAAAGAGCAGTTGGAAAATTATTTCTCTAGCATAGGGCTAAACAAATCAATAGCACTTCAAAATATATCATTTGTTGATTACTAAAAGACAAGACAATGGCTGAAATAAAAGAGATTGAGACATGGCTGAAATATAACGACCGGCTTCTTGAAATATGGAATCTTAAGGGTAAGATAAAACCAGGTTACCGGGTACTTTTCCACGGTCCTCCGGGAACTGGAAAAACACTCACTGCATGCCTTTTGGGTAAATATACAAACCGAAATGTTTATCGTATAGACCTGTCGGTTGTAGTGTCAAAATATATAGGAGAAACAGAAAAGAACCTATCCAGACTTTTCGATAAAGCTGATAAAAAGGAATGGATTCTTTTTTTTTGATGAAGCTGATGCTCTTTTTGGGAAACGAACTAATGTGAGTGATTCTCACGATAAATATGCCAATCAAGAGGTCTCTTATTTACTGCAACGTATTGAGTCACATGAGGGACTCATAATACTGGCTTCAAATATGAAATCGAATCTTGATACTTCTTTTATCAGGAGATTCAATTCGATAATCGAATTTGATAATCCGGATGCTGAAGAGAGGTTGAATCTGTGGAAGAATTATCTTCCTGACTTTGGAGAATATATGAGTGACGTTAATTTGGAAGAGATTGCACGAAAGTATAATTTGACCGGTGCAAATATTGTTAATATAATTCAGTTTGCAGGATTAAGAACATTGGAAAAAAATTCAAATATCATCTCTTCAGATGATCTATTGTTAGGTATCAGGAGAGAATATGAAAAAGAGGGTAAAATGATGCGACAGGAATAGATTTGATTCTTTATATTTGTATGAAAAAAACATGAAACTGGATCTTTGCCCCTCTCCTGCCCTTTATCCCCATTATAAAAGCGACCATGATACGGTAATTGTTGTGGATGTGTTCAGGGCATCTGCAACTATGTGTACAATGCTAAACAACGGGGCAAGTGCAATAATCCCTGTCTCAAGTATTGATGAGGCAAGAACCTATAAGTCCGAAGGCTACCTGGTAGGCGCTGAGCGAAAGACACAGAAATGTGATTTTGCTGATTTCGGAAACTCTCCTTTTGATTACTCTCCCGAAAAAGTGAAAGACAGGGAAGTCGTTTTTACCACAACAAACGGCACCAGAGCAATTGAAGCCGCAAGCGATTGCAGAGAGCTGCTTATAGGTACATTCATAAATGTTGATGCATTAGTTGAAAGATGTATTAATACAGCAGAAAGAGTGGTTATTCTATGTGCTGGATGGAACAACCGGATAAGTATTGAAGATACCCTTTTTGGCGGAGTTTTTGCTGAAAAAGCAATGGAAAAGAGTAATGTAGAATTTGATTCTGATTCAATCAGAATGACTCTTGAACTGTGGAATCGTGTAAAAAATGATTTAATGGGGTATATAGAGGTAAGTGATCATTACAGGCGACTTGTTGACAATGGTGCAGTAAGTGATGCAGCTTATTGTCTCACTCAGAACAGCATGTCTGTTGTCCCTGTTTATAATAAATCTGACGGGAAGATATATTAATCGTCCCAGTCAAATTCATCAAAATCAATAGAGCCGGTGAACTGTTCAAGATCACGACGCTCTTTTTTTGTAGGGCGGCCAGTACCTCGCTGTCTATCTACAAAGCCACTGATACTATTCAGTTCCAGTATTTCATACTGGTCAGGCGGAGTAATATTCTCCATGAAATCAGGAACCATCTTCGCTCCCATTCGTTTGTCTGCAAGTGCAAGTACCTTAAATGAGTAGGTAACCGGAGGTTTTCTGACCTGTATTATATCACCCTTGCGAATAGTCCTGGATGGTTTAACAGAAATATTATTAACCATTACTCTACCCTTTTTGCAAGCTTCTGATGCAATAGTGCGAGTTTTGAAAATGCGCACAGCCCACAACCATTTGTCTACTCTAACCTCTTCCATTATATCTTTAGCAATCGGATCAGTTATTTATTATTAAACTGATTCATTGTTATGTCAATTCCTGCGAGACAGAAACTGCGAATTATTTCACAAGCCTTTTCGATACGTTCAGGCAACTTTGTCTTCTCCTCATCTGAGAACTCTTCAAGTACAAAATTAACCTGTGATCCGGGAAAGAAATCATCTCCTATACCGAATCGAAGTCTGGGATACTTCTGACCGATAAGGCCCTGTATATGTTTAAGTCCGTTATGTCCGGCATCACTCCCTTTGGATTTCAATCGCAGCGTTCCAAAAGGTAAAGAAAGATCATCTACTACAACCAGCAGGTTTTTAGTCTCAATCTTCTCTTTTTGCATCCAATACCTTATAGCGTTTCCACTAAGGTTCATGTATGTTGATGGTTTTAATAAAATCAGATGCTTATTTTTAAGTCGCATCTCAGCCACAAAACCATATCGTTTATCCTCAAAAACAGCATTGGACGCTTTTGCTAAAGCGTCCAATACCATAAAACCTATATTGTGGCGGGTGTTTTCATATTCAGGCCCAATATTGCCTAATCCCGCTATCAAATATTTCATTTCACAATTTTACAATTACAATTTGGTGTTTCGAACTGTAAATCAATTGAAGAATTATTCTTCTGAAGATTCTGACTCTTCTGATTCTTCGTCTTCAACTCCAGCAGCTGCAGCTGCAGCAGCATCACCTCTGGCTGCACGTGTCAACTGAACACGGCATACAACAGCGTTCTTAGCATTTAGCAACTCAAGACCTTCGAAACTCAGATCGCCAACCTGGATTGATTTTCCAAGTGCAAGCTTTTCTACATTTATAACCAACTCCTCAGGTAAATTAGCTGCTAATGCTCTTACTCTCAGCTTCCTTAAATCGAGTGACAACTTACCACCGGCTTTAACACCAGCTGCGAGACCTTTCAGACGTACCGGTAATTCAATTACCACTGGTTTATCTTCAAATACATGTAAGAAATCAATATGCAGAATCTGCTCTTTTACTGGGTGAAACTGAACCTCTTTCAGGATCGCCTGCATTTTCTTTTCTCCAAGATCAAGATTTACCAGAAATACTTCCGGAGTATAAATCAAATTGCGTACTGCACCCTGTTTTATTACAAAATTCAGGTTCTCGTTTCCATGTCCACCATATACTACGCAAGGAATTAAACCTTCGCTGCGGTACGATTTGGCTGCTTTCTTTCCGAAACCATCTCTGATCTCGCCTTTTAATTCAAATGTTTTCATTTTTTAATTTTGTTTGTGTTACTCAAAATAAAGTGCTTTCTCTTTATTTCCCATCACACGGGAGCTTTCAAAAAAGCGGCGCAAAGATAGTGATTTACTAATTATTATGCAATTATCTATCTCACTCTTTTTCTTAAATCTTCAACAGGAATAGATATTAATCGCCCAATAGGTTTATCACCCCTGTATGTTATAATCCTCATTATATCGGCATCCTTAGGA
This portion of the Lascolabacillus massiliensis genome encodes:
- the mnmA gene encoding tRNA 2-thiouridine(34) synthase MnmA; translated protein: MEIAALVSGGVDSSVVVHQLKEMGYDPTIYYIKIGMEDKDGYIDCPSEEDIEIVTYIAKKYGCRFEVVSLHEEYWDTVVSYTIDSVKRGLTPNPDMMCNKMIKFGVFEQKWGHEFDKIATGHYATTTELDDLTWLSTAKDHVKDQTYFLGQISYVQVSKLMFPIGNLLKSEVRNIAAEQNLPSAKRKDSQGICFLGKVNYNEFIERYMGRKEGLIVELETGNILGKHQGYWFHTIGQRKGLGLSGGPWFVIKKDINRNIIYVSKGYDTKHQYGDTINLQGFEFITKDIWGDFEGEKEIRFKIRHTPEFTKGMISKKGDMYSIHSEVPVQGIAAGQFGVVYDKEAGLCLGSGMII
- a CDS encoding ATP-binding protein; its protein translation is MSDSHDKYANQEVSYLLQRIESHEGLIILASNMKSNLDTSFIRRFNSIIEFDNPDAEERLNLWKNYLPDFGEYMSDVNLEEIARKYNLTGANIVNIIQFAGLRTLEKNSNIISSDDLLLGIRREYEKEGKMMRQE
- a CDS encoding 2-phosphosulfolactate phosphatase; its protein translation is MKLDLCPSPALYPHYKSDHDTVIVVDVFRASATMCTMLNNGASAIIPVSSIDEARTYKSEGYLVGAERKTQKCDFADFGNSPFDYSPEKVKDREVVFTTTNGTRAIEAASDCRELLIGTFINVDALVERCINTAERVVILCAGWNNRISIEDTLFGGVFAEKAMEKSNVEFDSDSIRMTLELWNRVKNDLMGYIEVSDHYRRLVDNGAVSDAAYCLTQNSMSVVPVYNKSDGKIY
- a CDS encoding aspartate kinase — protein: MLTVEKIGGTSMSQFQDVMQNIIKGNRKGDELYNRIFVVSAYNNVTNWLLEHKKTGEPGIYNKFLNGEDYSIALDQFCQRLLLINDGFADYGLDLKEARDFIRFRVDQAKTLLYSLGKVLASGYVNRTDIHLAAREILASIGEAHSGWNSVNILNNNGINARFIDLCGFNDNEPLTIDERIHKEFKDIDFSKVLCIVTGYTKGTEGIMRAFDRGYSEVTFSKIAVEVKADEAVIHKEYHLSSADPKIVGVENSIPVGHTNYIIADQLADIGMEAIHPKAAKPLELAGIDIRIKNTFEPDHPGTIISRDYISPEPRVEIVSGSRKVIAIEVHDPMMVGEVGFDSKIMSYFIKYNVSYILKSTNANSITMVVWDNENSKSLINILKDVFYKVTAKPMAIVCVMGTNIALPGFLYRASQALYEKGINIESFAQSMMQVNMQFVIVREHYEDAVIALNEALCKKPNEN
- a CDS encoding 50S ribosomal protein L25/general stress protein Ctc → MKTFELKGEIRDGFGKKAAKSYRSEGLIPCVVYGGHGNENLNFVIKQGAVRNLIYTPEVFLVNLDLGEKKMQAILKEVQFHPVKEQILHIDFLHVFEDKPVVIELPVRLKGLAAGVKAGGKLSLDLRKLRVRALAANLPEELVINVEKLALGKSIQVGDLSFEGLELLNAKNAVVCRVQLTRAARGDAAAAAAAGVEDEESEESESSEE
- a CDS encoding ATP-binding protein — translated: MAEIKEIETWLKYNDRLLEIWNLKGKIKPGYRVLFHGPPGTGKTLTACLLGKYTNRNVYRIDLSVVVSKYIGETEKNLSRLFDKADKKEWILFF
- a CDS encoding RNA-binding S4 domain-containing protein codes for the protein MEEVRVDKWLWAVRIFKTRTIASEACKKGRVMVNNISVKPSRTIRKGDIIQVRKPPVTYSFKVLALADKRMGAKMVPDFMENITPPDQYEILELNSISGFVDRQRGTGRPTKKERRDLEQFTGSIDFDEFDWDD
- the kdsA gene encoding 3-deoxy-8-phosphooctulonate synthase; the encoded protein is MDLSYLKSDNFFLLAGPCVIEEEDMTLRIAERLKIVTDKLSVPLVFKGSFRKANRSRVDSFTGIGDQKALKILRKVHDTFQIPTVTDIHESHEAAMAAEYVDVLQIPAFLCRQTELLVAAAKTGKVVNIKKGQFLSPEAMKFAAQKVTDSGNEKVILTERGTTFGYGDLVVDYRGIPTMKEFGFPVVMDITHSLQQPNQSSGVTGGKPQLIETIAKAAVAVGADGLFIETHPDPISAKSDGANMLPLDQLEGLLTKLLKIHAAL
- the hflX gene encoding GTPase HflX encodes the protein MKDFITQEIKNENAVLVGLITQDQNEDKVNEYLDELAFLAETAGLRPIKRFLQKMDTPNTATFVGKGKLQEIGDFIKDEDNEVGVVIFDDELSARQLRNIEKEFKIRIMDRTSLILDIFAMRAQTSHAKAQVELAQYEYLLPRLTRMWTHLERQRGGGGTIMRGPGETQLETDRRIILDKISRLKQQLKDIDKQKTVQRKNRGKLVRVALVGYTNVGKSTLMTLLSKSEVFAENKLFATLDTTVRKVTVKNLPFLLTDTVGFIRKLPTHLVESFKSTLDEVREADILLHVVDISHPAFEEQIEVVEKTLFEIDKTEKPTILVFNKIDAFSHTVKEEDDLTPKKRENYSLEELEQTWFSKLKENCIFISAKEKKNIDELKELIYDKVKEIHITRFPYNDFLYQDYEEDMPDQGDDQAE
- a CDS encoding outer membrane beta-barrel protein, giving the protein MKRTIQLLALFMLFSIPQLFAQFEGTVGIGAHVAYGTEINRPGVGGHLHYYRTNNLRIAPSFTYFPEINDKGMWMVDADTHYVLPLSITASLYPIGGIHYSNWVFDKNEGMPRTNKQRLGANLGMGFQHDISYRVRANFELKYQFIRDYSQVLLSAGFGFWF
- the pth gene encoding aminoacyl-tRNA hydrolase, producing the protein MKYLIAGLGNIGPEYENTRHNIGFMVLDALAKASNAVFEDKRYGFVAEMRLKNKHLILLKPSTYMNLSGNAIRYWMQKEKIETKNLLVVVDDLSLPFGTLRLKSKGSDAGHNGLKHIQGLIGQKYPRLRFGIGDDFFPGSQVNFVLEEFSDEEKTKLPERIEKACEIIRSFCLAGIDITMNQFNNK
- a CDS encoding Maf-like protein; translated protein: MKLTDYRIILASNSPRRKELLSGIGVKYEFRMLPDIDESYPETVSADEVAGYLAEKKASAYLPELNDDELLITADTVVLLDSIVIGKPSDEADAIRMLQLLSGKTHKVITGVCLTSKKKQVVFSDTAYVTFGELSREEISYYVSNYKPYDKAGAYGVQEWIGYVAVEKIEGSYFNVMGLPIFKVYKELKQF